The sequence GACGATGCAGTAGGTGGTCACTGTGCCTCGGGGACCCACCTCGACGTGTTCCGCTGTGGCGACGCCACATGTGGGGCAGGCACCCCTCGGGGGGACGTACACCTTGCGGCAGGAGGGGCAGCGCTCGCCGACGGTGCGCTGTTCGGAGAGGGCGTCGATGTAGTCGGCCTGGGCGCGGCCGGGCGAGTAGGTGTAGTCGAGCCGGGCGGGGGTGACGATCCCGGTCAGCGGGTTCTCGAACTCGCCCGTGTGGCCGCCCGGTTGTTCCGGTTGCCCGTCGTAGGGCTCGAAGCAGGCGATGTCGGTGATGGCGCCGGTGCGTTCGCCGGCCCACCGGATCCGCACCCGCATGCCGGTGCGGACGGCGTCGGGGCCCGGGGCGTCCAGGGCGTGCAGCAGGGCGGTGTCGGCGCCGTCGAGCCGGACCAGGACCCAGGCGAAGGGGGTGGCGAGCGGCTGGCCGCGGCGTGGCTCGTGGTTCCAGGCCCAGGTGGTGACCGTGCCTGTGGCGGCGACCTCGACGAGGTCGCGGATCTCCTCGGAGGTGACGGGGTCGTACTCCACGGG is a genomic window of Streptomyces griseochromogenes containing:
- a CDS encoding Zn-ribbon domain-containing OB-fold protein, giving the protein MPEVLKAPLVVEFPFTRSLGPVQSAFLTGLRERVVLGVKTGDGRTLVPPVEYDPVTSEEIRDLVEVAATGTVTTWAWNHEPRRGQPLATPFAWVLVRLDGADTALLHALDAPGPDAVRTGMRVRIRWAGERTGAITDIACFEPYDGQPEQPGGHTGEFENPLTGIVTPARLDYTYSPGRAQADYIDALSEQRTVGERCPSCRKVYVPPRGACPTCGVATAEHVEVGPRGTVTTYCIVNIKAKNLDIEVPYVYAHIALDGADLALHARIGGIPYDEVRMGLRVEPVWTQGARYPDHYRPTGEPDADYDTYKELL